The following are encoded in a window of Armatimonadota bacterium genomic DNA:
- a CDS encoding carbohydrate ABC transporter permease — protein MKYIRIALTYLLIFAGAALFLIPLLWMVTVSLSTPEQVAQPGIHLFPTQFKWDNYKTALTLMPFGRYATNTIIVTFFAVLGGMLSSAMVAFAFARLKAPGKDTLFILMLSTMMLPAMVTMIPLFIIFKNLGWYDTLLPLIVPAFFGNAFYIFLMRQFFLTIPVELEEAAKIDGCGTFRIFWQIIMPLSKPVLVSVAVFSFVAHWNDFLTPLLYLNSVDKRTLALGLATFSDVWGVDIVSLMAASTAVLLPVLIIFFLAQRYFVQGVVMTGLKG, from the coding sequence ATGAAGTATATTCGCATTGCACTTACATATCTGCTTATATTCGCCGGGGCGGCGCTGTTTCTGATACCGCTGTTGTGGATGGTCACAGTCTCACTGAGCACGCCAGAGCAGGTCGCCCAGCCGGGAATTCACTTATTTCCGACGCAGTTCAAGTGGGACAACTACAAGACTGCCCTCACGCTTATGCCCTTCGGCAGATATGCGACTAACACAATCATAGTGACATTCTTTGCGGTCCTGGGCGGAATGCTTTCGAGCGCGATGGTAGCGTTTGCATTCGCCCGGCTCAAGGCTCCGGGCAAGGATACTCTGTTCATACTGATGCTGAGCACTATGATGCTGCCTGCGATGGTCACGATGATACCGCTATTTATTATCTTCAAGAACCTCGGCTGGTATGACACACTGCTGCCGCTGATTGTGCCCGCATTCTTCGGCAATGCATTTTATATCTTTTTGATGCGGCAGTTCTTCCTCACTATCCCCGTGGAACTGGAAGAGGCCGCAAAAATAGACGGCTGCGGAACATTCCGAATCTTCTGGCAGATAATTATGCCCCTGTCTAAACCCGTTTTAGTAAGCGTTGCCGTGTTCTCGTTTGTAGCGCACTGGAATGACTTCCTTACGCCCCTCCTGTATTTAAACTCAGTCGATAAGCGCACACTCGCCCTTGGCCTTGCCACATTCTCGGACGTATGGGGAGTGGATATAGTCTCTCTTATGGCCGCGTCAACTGCAGTCCTGCTGCCCGTTCTCATTATCTTCTTCCTGGCGCAGAGGTATTTTGTGCAGGGAGTTGTGATGACCGGGCTGAAGGGATAA
- a CDS encoding extracellular solute-binding protein, whose protein sequence is MRTRLLLITTILLFALPLAAQAKETIVFWYGASQDERAAYEKMIADFEKQNPDIKVNAMLVPQKYVEQKLILSVAGGVPPDVVRFYAHLGGELMSRGGLEPLDDLIGRDKFDLKDFYKVGLEQNTYAGKLYGVPWVLSPNALFYNKRLFKIAGLNPNKPPQTWAQLEDYAMKLTKRDSKGRIERIGYADFLYNPNNFTMYLWQSNGELLSKDGKKAIFNSPEGVWALTWMKSFLDREAGGVKALQTFSANFKGATQDPFGQEMVAMRIDSPFRIPDLKKYFPKLDYGVAGIPYKDKPAIEVVGNSLIIPRGSKHREAAWKFIKFASSPEQLAAICKVAGRIPARVSVAHRPEFYSDPITRAFVDQIPYGRTIPIVPGWQEVSDTLARNIERALKGQAAPGAALDASAKSADKILAKATESMARFPVVPWKTLGIIAFSALAITLVGVVIYVRKHTHGSRSARKEAATFYLFASPWIVGFLVFTLGAMLASLVISFSKWDALSPAHFIGLRNYSDLFTADSRFFKALWVTGYYAVFSIPLAIVGGLGVSVLMNQKVLGIRLFRTMYYLPVVISGVATSMLWLFVFNPTTGILNKLLTLNIIPGISNGHLAWLPIWANPPSWLLDPAWSMPAFIIMGFWGVGGAMIVYLAALQGIPEELYEAAKLDGAGPWKVFRHVTLPLLTPAIFYQLVVGTMYSLQMFTQAYIMTNGGPEDSTLFYALYLWKNSFEWMKMGYGSAMAWILFLIVLLVTLFHLKGSQRWVYYEGSSQK, encoded by the coding sequence ATGAGAACTCGACTATTACTTATCACAACTATCCTTTTATTTGCTCTCCCGCTTGCAGCGCAGGCGAAGGAGACGATTGTCTTCTGGTACGGAGCTTCACAGGACGAGCGCGCAGCATACGAGAAGATGATCGCCGACTTTGAGAAGCAAAACCCGGACATCAAGGTCAACGCGATGCTTGTTCCGCAAAAGTATGTGGAGCAAAAGCTGATACTCTCGGTGGCGGGAGGAGTGCCGCCGGATGTGGTGCGTTTTTACGCGCATCTTGGCGGTGAGCTGATGTCTCGCGGCGGCCTTGAGCCACTCGATGACCTGATAGGGCGGGATAAGTTTGACCTCAAAGATTTCTACAAAGTTGGACTGGAACAAAACACCTATGCAGGCAAGCTGTATGGTGTGCCCTGGGTCCTAAGCCCCAATGCGCTCTTTTATAACAAGAGGCTGTTCAAGATAGCCGGGCTAAACCCTAACAAACCTCCACAAACATGGGCACAACTCGAAGACTATGCAATGAAGCTCACCAAGCGTGACTCCAAAGGCCGGATCGAGCGCATAGGCTATGCTGACTTTCTATATAATCCAAACAACTTCACCATGTATCTCTGGCAGTCCAATGGTGAGCTGCTATCGAAAGACGGCAAGAAAGCTATATTTAACAGCCCGGAAGGCGTCTGGGCGCTGACATGGATGAAGTCTTTCCTTGATCGCGAAGCAGGCGGAGTAAAGGCGCTGCAGACTTTTTCTGCAAACTTCAAGGGAGCCACACAGGACCCATTCGGCCAGGAAATGGTCGCGATGCGCATAGACAGCCCGTTTCGCATACCTGACCTGAAAAAATATTTCCCTAAGCTTGACTACGGAGTAGCCGGGATTCCTTATAAGGACAAACCGGCGATTGAAGTGGTAGGCAACTCTCTCATAATCCCCAGGGGCAGCAAGCACCGCGAGGCCGCCTGGAAATTCATAAAATTCGCATCCAGCCCGGAGCAGCTTGCCGCTATATGCAAAGTGGCCGGTCGAATACCGGCAAGGGTGTCGGTAGCGCACAGGCCGGAGTTCTATTCCGACCCGATCACACGCGCATTTGTAGACCAGATACCTTATGGCCGCACCATCCCGATAGTGCCGGGCTGGCAGGAAGTTTCGGACACTCTCGCTCGAAATATCGAAAGAGCTCTGAAAGGCCAGGCAGCGCCGGGGGCTGCATTGGATGCATCCGCAAAGTCTGCCGACAAGATTCTGGCTAAGGCCACAGAAAGCATGGCCCGGTTCCCGGTCGTGCCATGGAAGACACTGGGAATCATTGCATTCAGCGCTCTGGCTATCACACTTGTTGGGGTTGTAATCTACGTCCGCAAACATACGCACGGAAGCAGGTCGGCTCGAAAAGAAGCTGCGACGTTTTATCTGTTCGCCTCACCGTGGATAGTCGGTTTTCTGGTTTTCACTCTAGGCGCAATGCTTGCGTCGCTGGTGATCAGCTTCAGCAAATGGGACGCGCTTTCCCCAGCCCACTTCATCGGGCTGCGCAACTATTCAGACCTGTTCACCGCAGACTCAAGGTTCTTCAAAGCCCTGTGGGTCACAGGCTATTATGCGGTCTTCAGTATTCCGCTTGCGATCGTGGGCGGGCTGGGAGTATCGGTCCTGATGAACCAGAAAGTCCTGGGGATACGCCTTTTCCGCACTATGTATTATCTGCCGGTGGTGATCTCGGGCGTCGCGACGTCCATGCTCTGGCTGTTTGTGTTTAACCCGACTACAGGCATTCTCAATAAACTTTTAACCCTCAATATCATTCCCGGCATCTCAAACGGCCACTTAGCCTGGCTGCCGATATGGGCGAACCCGCCGAGCTGGCTGCTGGACCCGGCATGGTCGATGCCGGCGTTCATCATAATGGGGTTCTGGGGAGTCGGCGGTGCGATGATAGTCTACCTTGCCGCGCTCCAGGGAATCCCCGAGGAACTATACGAGGCTGCTAAGCTCGACGGAGCAGGTCCTTGGAAAGTATTCAGGCACGTCACACTGCCGCTGCTCACACCTGCGATATTCTACCAGCTCGTAGTGGGCACGATGTATTCACTGCAGATGTTCACGCAGGCTTATATCATGACGAACGGCGGGCCTGAGGACTCGACGCTCTTCTACGCACTCTACCTCTGGAAGAACTCGTTCGAGTGGATGAAGATGGGCTACGGCTCGGCCATGGCGTGGATACTTTTCCTGATCGTGCTGCTGGTCACTCTGTTCCACCTCAAGGGGTCGCAGCGATGGGTCTATTACGAGGGGTCTAGTCAAAAATGA
- a CDS encoding biotin transporter BioY encodes MMHVLTQVRSRKLTGYQALIASLIGAAFTAVCAKIVFYLPVSPVPVTGQVFAVIFCGMVLGSRLGALSQIEYIAIGLMGAPVFCGSLSGPMILAGPTVGYLVGFVAAAYMVGKLMETRVDASFRFACAAGLIGVGVIHTLGVCWLAIWPGHLFAGLSAWLVGAVPFVGVDIVKVVIAARLCTVRSR; translated from the coding sequence ATGATGCACGTTCTAACTCAGGTGAGAAGTCGAAAACTGACAGGTTATCAGGCGTTGATCGCATCGCTTATCGGCGCTGCATTTACGGCTGTCTGCGCAAAGATTGTTTTTTATCTGCCGGTGAGCCCTGTGCCGGTGACCGGCCAGGTGTTTGCAGTTATATTCTGTGGAATGGTGCTTGGAAGCCGCCTTGGAGCGCTTTCGCAGATCGAGTATATTGCCATAGGGCTGATGGGCGCGCCTGTCTTTTGCGGCTCTTTGTCAGGCCCGATGATCCTTGCCGGGCCGACGGTCGGCTATCTTGTCGGGTTTGTCGCGGCTGCGTATATGGTCGGAAAGCTGATGGAGACACGTGTAGATGCATCCTTCAGATTTGCATGCGCGGCGGGGCTTATCGGAGTAGGGGTGATACATACACTCGGTGTCTGCTGGCTCGCTATATGGCCCGGACACCTGTTTGCCGGTTTGAGCGCATGGCTGGTCGGCGCAGTCCCATTTGTGGGCGTCGATATTGTCAAAGTTGTAATTGCGGCCAGGCTTTGTACTGTGAGGTCAAGGTAA